The genomic stretch GTCGCACTCGAACGAGCCGCTCTTCTCCGAGCTGCGCTCCTTCAACCGCGTGATGCTCGACCGCGTGGCCGCGGCGGTGTCCAAACGCCACGGCTTCCAGAGCTTCTGGTATGGCAATTACAAGGAGGAGGGCAATCCGCGCTCGGGCTGGCACACCTATCCCTCGCTCCCGCGCTTCGGCAGCCATTACCGGGGCCTGCTCGGGCGCGTCGACGTGCTGCTGGAGACGTATAGCTACATCGACTTCCCGCGCCGCTGCGCGGTGATGCGGGCGTGGTTGCTCGAGCTGTTCCGGGATGCCGCGAAGAATGCCAGCTCCTACCTCGCCATCACCGAGGCGGAGGGCGAGCGCATCCTGGCTCGCGGCGAGTCTCCGGACGTCACGCAGCTCGTGGGCATCAACTACGGCGTGGCCACGCGCGACGAGAAGGGAGCGCTGGTGTTCGAGTACCCGGCCCACGCGAAGCCCGGCGACGAGGCGGAAATCCTCGCCTTCGACGAGGCGAGCATCACCGCGCGGCGCTACCCGGGGAAGCGTCCGCGCACCTGGCGCATGCCGCACCACCGCACCTTCGTGCCCACCCAGGCGGTGAGCACGCCGTCCGCCTACCTCGTGCCCGAGTCGCTCGCCTCGCGGCTGGAGGGGCATGGCATCCGCTTCGAGCGCCTCACGGCCGCCCAGCGCTTCACCGTCGACAGCTACCGGGTGGCGCGGCGCGAGGAGACGTTCAGCCCCGACGTGGCCGCCAACGTGCCGCCGCCCGGTGAGGCCGAGGTGCCGCTCAGCCAGAAGCCCAAGCCCGTGCGCTTCGAGACCGTGCTCACCGTGTCCCCCGAGCGCTCCTCGCGCGAGTTCCCCCGGGGCACGTTGCTCGTTCCCACCGCCCAGCGCGCCGGGACGCTGGCCGTGTACCTGCTCGAGCCCCACTCCGACGACGGCTTCTGCCGCTGGCAGTTCCTCGACAAGGACATCACCGTGGGCGAGCTGTACCCGGTGCACCGCGTGGTGGACGCGGGGCCCGTGCCCCGGAAGGCCGAGTGACTTGAACGGTTGGGCCGCCT from Cystobacter ferrugineus encodes the following:
- a CDS encoding M14 family zinc carboxypeptidase, producing the protein MKELLTRAEATNYQETSRHADVLAFVDALCARTKLARRVDFGQSGEGQPMVALVVSDRNCFTPALARKQKKVVVMVEANIHAGEVEGKESVLALARDLTLTKLGQKLLDRLCLVLVPNFNPDGNDRISPNNRKLNLAQLEGQVNPPGGVGTRYTGEGWNLNRDNMKQEAPETRCLAKLHQEWWPHVFIDCHTTDGSIHAFDLTYDTSHSNEPLFSELRSFNRVMLDRVAAAVSKRHGFQSFWYGNYKEEGNPRSGWHTYPSLPRFGSHYRGLLGRVDVLLETYSYIDFPRRCAVMRAWLLELFRDAAKNASSYLAITEAEGERILARGESPDVTQLVGINYGVATRDEKGALVFEYPAHAKPGDEAEILAFDEASITARRYPGKRPRTWRMPHHRTFVPTQAVSTPSAYLVPESLASRLEGHGIRFERLTAAQRFTVDSYRVARREETFSPDVAANVPPPGEAEVPLSQKPKPVRFETVLTVSPERSSREFPRGTLLVPTAQRAGTLAVYLLEPHSDDGFCRWQFLDKDITVGELYPVHRVVDAGPVPRKAE